The Streptococcus sanguinis genomic sequence CAAAATTGAAAGATTGAATTTTCTCCCGAACAGCCACTTCATTAAAGTCCCCAATAAAGAAAAAGTCAATCTGATTTTCCTGAAGCATCTGCTGAAAAGCAACAAAACTGCTTGCAGCTGTTTCTTTCTGAATTAATTCAATCGTCCCAACACGAGGCATCTGCATTTCCTCTTCTTCATAAAAGAGTTTATCTAATTCTCGATGAGCATGATAAAAATGATTTTCAATTTCAGCTTCCAAATCATTCAAGATATTTTTCTTCTCAATTTCAAAAGCAGATTCATCAAAAGCATCCTGACTTACCAATGGAGAAAACAAGCTGGCTTTCAAAAAATCAAGCATGGCATCTGTCAGGACATTCTTGCGACTCAAAAATTTATCCCGCACAAAAGAAAGATTGATATCTAAATAATGCACCAATCCTCTCCTTGAAAGACTCGTAGAATAATCAGCACCATACAAATTGGCCAAACGTTCTCTGAAAGCCTGCGAAGTAGGATAAACAGCATTGACAGTCTCTAGCATGCTAGCTGTTAAAACCCGACCAGCTACTGTTTCTTTGGACATAGGCGCTGAAAAACGAACCCTAATTTTGTTTGTTTTAAATTTTTCTGATTGAATAAAATGGAGACGAACTCCTTTAGTGATTTCCATGACGCCCCTCATACTGAATAATATAGACTACTATTATATCATGAAATGCCTCTGATTTGTTTGTTCTACCAAGCTTTTTGCTGATTAAAACGTTTTCTGATAACAGGAGAAAATTTCCACTTTTATCCAAAGCACCTCAGCACTTTTTACTAACAAATATGGTATAATGACAGGGTTGAGGTGAAATATGGAATATAAATTATTTGATGACTACATCACGCTACAAGCACTTTTAAAAGAAACAGGAATTATCCAAAGCGGCGGAGCAATTAAAACATTTCTAAGTGAATATCCAGTTCTTTTTAACGGTGAGCCAGAAAACCGCCGGGGAAAAAAACTCCGTATCAATGACAGGATTTCCCTTCCCGAGCAAGGAATTGAAATTGATTTAACAGCCCCTAGTCAAGAAGAAATTCTGCAACACCAGAAAGAAATCGCAGAAAAAAAACGAGTTGCTGAACTTGTCAAAGCCATGAATAAGGATTTAAAAAAATCTCAGACTTCTAAAAAAGAAAAGCGTAAGAATACAGGGATACCTAAAAAGCAGAAAACTACTAAAAACCCTGTTCGCTTCCCTGGTATCTAATCATGTGGCTACAATCATTAAAAATCAAGCATTTCCGAAATTATCAGGAAGCTGATATTGACTTCCATCCTGGCTTAAATGTCTTTCTAGGCCAGAACGCACAAGGTAAAACCAATATTTTAGAAGCTGTTTATTTCCTGGCCTTGACAAGAAGCCACCGCACACGCTCAGATAAGGATCTGATTCATTTTACAGAAAATGACCTCCTTGTTTCTGGCATCTTAGAAAAAAAGACTGGTAAAGTTCCCCTTGACATTAACTTGACACCAAAAGGTCGCATCACAAAAGTCAATCACTTAAAACAAAGTAAATTATCAGACTATATTGGAACTATGAATGTTGTTCTTTTTGCTCCTGAAGATTTACAGTTGATTAAAGGTTCTCCCAGTCTACGTCGTAAATTTATAGACATTGAACTCGGACAAATCAAACCTGTCTATCTATCAGATTTATCCAATTACAACCATGTCCTCAAACAACGCAATGCTTATCTGAAAGCTAATGACAAAGTTGATGAAACCTTCTTGACTGTCCTTGATGATCAGCTGGTTGACTATGGCTGTCGTGTCATAAGGCATCGGTTGGATTTTTTGCAAAAATTAGAAAGCTTTGCTCAAGACAAGCACTGGGACATCTCTCAAAATTTGGAAGAATTGACTGTCAAGTATCTGTCATCTATTCCTTTACACCAAATTGAGAATTTAGAAGAAACTTACCGCTCTTCCTTAATAAGCAGTCGTAAACGTGACCTATTCAAAAAAAATACAGGTGTTGGTCCCCATCGTGATGATATTGCTTTTTTTATCAACCAGATGGATGCCAACTTTGGTAGTCAAGGTCAGCATCGCAGTCTTGTTTTATCACTGAAACTAGCTGAAATCAAGTTAATAGAAAGCATTACGAAGGAAACGCCTATTTTGTTGCTTGACGATGTAATGAGCGAACTTGACAATAACCGTCAACTAAAATTATTAGAAACTATCTCTCAGGATATTCAAACTTTCATCACTACAACAACTTTAGAACATTTAAAAAATCTTCCACAAGATATTAAAATTTTCACCATTCAGCAAGGACAAATTATATCTCAATCCTAGCATTACATGAGGTTTACGTTTTTGTAAATTTCATTTACAAAATATTGCTTATAGTGTGAACGAATTATATCGAATTGTTGTTAGAACAGCTTTTATAACCTCTTGAATTGTAAAGGTATGTCAATTTAAATCGTAAATTTAAAACGAGGTTAGGAAAAATTCCCGACCTCGTTTTATTTTTTATTGAACTGAATAGTTAGGGGCTTCATTTGTAATTTGTACATCATGAGGGTGGCTTTCCTTTAATCCGGCGCCACTCATCTCAATAAACTGAGCATTATCGTGAAGTTCTTGCAGATTTGCAGCACCAACATAGCCCATTCCAGAGCGGATACCACCGAGCATCTGGAAGACAATATCTGCAGCAGCTCCCTTGTACGCCACACGGCCTTCAATTCCTTCTGGAACTAGCTTATTAGCTTCATTAACAGACCCTTGGAAGTAACGGTCACTAGAGCCCTTCTTCATAGCGGCGATGGATCCCATACCACGGTAAGTCTTAAATTTCCGACCTTGGAAGATTTCTGTCTCGCCTGGCGCTTCGTCTGTACCAGCAAACATTGAACCTAACATAACAGCATTTCCACCTGCAGCCAAAGCCTTGACAATATCTCCAGAATACTTAATTCCACCATCAGCAATGATGGTTTTTCCATATTCACGCGCCACAGCAGCTGCATCATAAATAGCAGTTACTTGGGGAACACCAACACCAGCAATTACACGGGTTGTACAGATAGAACCAGGACCAATTCCGACCTTAACAACATCCACGCCTGCTTCATAAAGAGCGCGTGCACCTTCAGCAGTTGCAATATTTCCAGCAATCAAGGTGCGTTCAGGAAAATGAGCACGAATCTCAGCAATCTTGCGTAAAACTCCAGCTGAGTGACCATGAGCAGTATCAATAACAATCGCATCTGCACCAGCTTCAAAGAGAGCTTCCGCACGTTCAAAAGTATCTGAAGTAACACCGACAGCACCAGCTACCAAGAGACGGCCAAACTCATCTTTAGCAGCATTTGGAAACTCAATAACCTTTTCAATATCTTTAATGGTAATCAAACCTGAAAGACATCCCTTATCGTCAACCAAAGGCAACTTTTCAATCCGGTGCTCCTGCAAAATGCGCTCTGCAGTTCCTAAATCTGTACCGACAGGCGCCGTTACAAGATTCTCACTGGTCATATGACGAGAAATAGGTTGGTCATAGTCAGAAATAAAACGCAAATCACGATTAGTTAGAATCCCTACTAACTTACGATTTTCAAGAGTTTCTACAACAGGAACACCACTGATACGGTAACGTCCCATCAACTCATCTGCTTCAGCAATCGTATGCTCTGGCGTTAGGAAAAAAGGATCAATAATAACGCCATTCTCAGAACGTTTAACCTTTCGAACTTCATCAGCCTGTTGCTCAATAGACATATTTTTGTGGATAACTCCAAGACCACCGGCACGGGCAATAGCGATAGCCATCTGACTCTCTGTAACAGTGTCCATAGCGGCAGTAATAATTGGGATATTCAAGGTCAGGTTCTCAGCAAGCTTGGTACTCAAATCAGCATCGTTGGGCAGTACATGACTTTCAGCTGGAATCAGCAGCACATCATCAAAGGTAAAACCTTTTTTCAAAAATTTAGTGTCCCAGTTAGACATCCACAGTTTCCTCTTTTCCTTTTTATTAAACTAATATCCAAAGAGAATTGAAGTTCAGTTTTCTTTGAATAAGAGCTGGTTTTTTTGTTGTTAATATCATACCATTCTATAGGAAATTGTCAATCATTATTACACAAAAAATAAAAACCATCATTTTTAAAGTTAAAAACGATAGTTTTTATGATTTATAATCAATAATGTTCGTTATTTAAAATAATTAATCCCCATCGCAGACTTGACTTCCGAAAGAGTCTGAGCGGCAGTCTGACGAGCCTTATCGCATCCTTCTTGCAGCATCTGATAGACCTGTCCCATGTCTTTAGCAAACTCCACTCGACGCTCACGAATTGGTCCTAACTCACGCTCTAAAATTTCTAGCAGATATCGCTTGGTTTTAACATCTCCCAGACCGCCTCTTTGATAATGCTCTTTCATTGCAGCAATATCCGCAGCATCTTCTGGGCGCCCAAAAACATCCAGATAATGAAAGACCATATTTCCCTCAATTTTTCCAGAATCTTCCACTCTGATATGATTAGGATCTGTATACATGCTCATGACTTTCTTTTGCAAAATATCCATGTCATCTGCCAAATAAATGCCATTATTGAGAGACTTAGACATCTTAGCATTGCCATCCAATCCAGGCAAACGTCCAGCTGCTTCATTTTCAGGATAAATCCCTTCCGGTTCTACCAAAACATCTGTCTGATAAGCATTGTTAAAGGAGCGAACAATTTCCCGAGTCTGCTCAATCATAGGCTTTTGATCATGTCCGACTGGTACAAAATTAGCCTTGAAAGCAGTAATATCAGCTGCCTGAGAAATTGGATAAACTAAAAACCCAGTCGGCAAACTTTCACCAAATCCTTTTTGAGCTATTTCTGTCTTGACAGTAGGATTACGCTCAAGACGAGCCAATGACACCAAATTCATGTAATACATTGACAACTCTGCCAACTCAGGAATCTGACTTTGAATAAAAATAGTCACCTTTTTAGGATCCAAGCCAGCTGCTAGATAATCTAAAGCTACATTCCCAATGGACTCAACAATTGTCTGAGGGTCCTTTGCATGATCTGTCAAAGCTTGCTGATCAGCCAAAAATACAAACATCTCATACTTACCTTGATCCTGCAAAAGCACGCGGTTCCGTAAACTTCCTACATAATGACCAATATGCAATTTTCCTGTCGGACGATCTCCTGTTAAAATAATTGGTTTAGTCATTTATTACTCCTCAATTTATAATGAGTTCATTATATCATTTTCAATGAAAATGAGAAAGAAGTTTCTAGAAAAAAGCAAAAAAT encodes the following:
- the trpS gene encoding tryptophan--tRNA ligase yields the protein MTKPIILTGDRPTGKLHIGHYVGSLRNRVLLQDQGKYEMFVFLADQQALTDHAKDPQTIVESIGNVALDYLAAGLDPKKVTIFIQSQIPELAELSMYYMNLVSLARLERNPTVKTEIAQKGFGESLPTGFLVYPISQAADITAFKANFVPVGHDQKPMIEQTREIVRSFNNAYQTDVLVEPEGIYPENEAAGRLPGLDGNAKMSKSLNNGIYLADDMDILQKKVMSMYTDPNHIRVEDSGKIEGNMVFHYLDVFGRPEDAADIAAMKEHYQRGGLGDVKTKRYLLEILERELGPIRERRVEFAKDMGQVYQMLQEGCDKARQTAAQTLSEVKSAMGINYFK
- the guaB gene encoding IMP dehydrogenase translates to MSNWDTKFLKKGFTFDDVLLIPAESHVLPNDADLSTKLAENLTLNIPIITAAMDTVTESQMAIAIARAGGLGVIHKNMSIEQQADEVRKVKRSENGVIIDPFFLTPEHTIAEADELMGRYRISGVPVVETLENRKLVGILTNRDLRFISDYDQPISRHMTSENLVTAPVGTDLGTAERILQEHRIEKLPLVDDKGCLSGLITIKDIEKVIEFPNAAKDEFGRLLVAGAVGVTSDTFERAEALFEAGADAIVIDTAHGHSAGVLRKIAEIRAHFPERTLIAGNIATAEGARALYEAGVDVVKVGIGPGSICTTRVIAGVGVPQVTAIYDAAAVAREYGKTIIADGGIKYSGDIVKALAAGGNAVMLGSMFAGTDEAPGETEIFQGRKFKTYRGMGSIAAMKKGSSDRYFQGSVNEANKLVPEGIEGRVAYKGAAADIVFQMLGGIRSGMGYVGAANLQELHDNAQFIEMSGAGLKESHPHDVQITNEAPNYSVQ
- the recF gene encoding DNA replication/repair protein RecF (All proteins in this family for which functions are known are DNA-binding proteins that assist the filamentation of RecA onto DNA for the initiation of recombination or recombinational repair.) → MWLQSLKIKHFRNYQEADIDFHPGLNVFLGQNAQGKTNILEAVYFLALTRSHRTRSDKDLIHFTENDLLVSGILEKKTGKVPLDINLTPKGRITKVNHLKQSKLSDYIGTMNVVLFAPEDLQLIKGSPSLRRKFIDIELGQIKPVYLSDLSNYNHVLKQRNAYLKANDKVDETFLTVLDDQLVDYGCRVIRHRLDFLQKLESFAQDKHWDISQNLEELTVKYLSSIPLHQIENLEETYRSSLISSRKRDLFKKNTGVGPHRDDIAFFINQMDANFGSQGQHRSLVLSLKLAEIKLIESITKETPILLLDDVMSELDNNRQLKLLETISQDIQTFITTTTLEHLKNLPQDIKIFTIQQGQIISQS
- the yfmF gene encoding EF-P 5-aminopentanol modification-associated protein YfmF, with translation MEITKGVRLHFIQSEKFKTNKIRVRFSAPMSKETVAGRVLTASMLETVNAVYPTSQAFRERLANLYGADYSTSLSRRGLVHYLDINLSFVRDKFLSRKNVLTDAMLDFLKASLFSPLVSQDAFDESAFEIEKKNILNDLEAEIENHFYHAHRELDKLFYEEEEMQMPRVGTIELIQKETAASSFVAFQQMLQENQIDFFFIGDFNEVAVREKIQSFNFAPRQQELQLVYQQEYSNVLREGLEQKDVHQSIIELAYHFPIQYGESEHLPLVVLNALLGGFAHSKLFVNLREKEGLAYTISSNFDIFSGMMRIYAGIDRSNRTRTVALINRQIADLKRGNFSQEELNQTKKMLRNSVLLAQDRQNTILERAYMASVLGKKFLSLEAWLEALEQVRKDDIIKSAGLLKLQAIYFMEGK
- the yaaA gene encoding S4 domain-containing protein YaaA, with translation MEYKLFDDYITLQALLKETGIIQSGGAIKTFLSEYPVLFNGEPENRRGKKLRINDRISLPEQGIEIDLTAPSQEEILQHQKEIAEKKRVAELVKAMNKDLKKSQTSKKEKRKNTGIPKKQKTTKNPVRFPGI